The Candidatus Nitrosotenuis cloacae DNA window CAAGGACTCTGCCAAGAAGCATGTACGAGCCGGAGCAGTTCCCAGGACTAATCCACCGAATGCTTGACCCAAAGACGGTCATCCTGCTGTTTGCGTCAGGAAAGCTTGTCTGCACCGGCGCAAAAAAAGAGGCAGACGTGTACCGCTCGGTAAACAACCTGCACTCACTCCTTGAAGAAAAAGGCCTAATGATTTACGATCAATAATTCATCCTTGGCCCGCAATTATCGGCAGTGTGAGAGTAGAGCGTATCCGGTCTATCCGCCGAATTTTTGTAGTTATCACATCCTCCAATATCTCACTTGACGGTGCCTCGACCTTCACCACGATATCATATGCGCCAAACACACCTCTAACCTCCTTGACGCTTTTTATCGATTTGATCTCAGATATCACACTCTCCTCATACCCCATATCGCAGTGAACCAAGACGTAAGCTGCCGACATGTCAATCCCGTTCCGGTTCGTGCTCTTGGTAGCAATACGCCAGATCCGGCGGTTTTGCCATCAGGTACACGAAATCAAACGAATGCCATTTTTGCGGTCCGCAATACACTGCGGAATACTTGCCATACTCCACACACACCATGGTAGGGATATGTACTTTACATATATATTGGAAGTCATGAAAAATATGTAAATTTGGCACCAAACCATACCAAAACATGGACAAGCAGAACTAAAAATCATGTAAAGCTAAACAAAATTGAAAATTCATTCAGTCGGCAGATATTCTACTGTAATTCAGCTGTTTACATGGTAAAGATCATTTCATGCGAATCAGAATATAAGGCGGGTCGAATAACAGGTATCAAAGACAAAAGGTGGTGTAAGAATGAGCTTTAACGATAATTCCGAACGACAGAATCGAAGATTCGGTGGCGGATACAGAGGCGGCGGTGGCGGCAGACGTTTTAACAACGATAGACAGTTTGACGACACTCCAAAACCAGTAGAAACTGGCAAAGAGTACGACGTATCCATTACTGAAACAAGTAGACAAGGAGACGGAATCGCAAGAATAGATGGATTTGTCATATTTGTGAAGGGCGGACAGCCTGGTCAAGAGACGAAAGTCAAGATCACACAAGTAGGCAGACGATTTGCTATTGCAGAGATTGCATAAACGCAAAATACGAAATAACTTTACAGACTAGGTAATACTGGACTGTACAAGATTTCAATCCCTTTTTGAAAATATTTTTAATTATTCAGGTATTATTCCCTAGCTCTTGTTTGACTGCTGCAACTTTTCCCAGTCTGCAAGAAAGTTCTTC harbors:
- a CDS encoding TRAM domain-containing protein, whose amino-acid sequence is MSFNDNSERQNRRFGGGYRGGGGGRRFNNDRQFDDTPKPVETGKEYDVSITETSRQGDGIARIDGFVIFVKGGQPGQETKVKITQVGRRFAIAEIA
- a CDS encoding Lrp/AsnC family transcriptional regulator — its product is MSAAYVLVHCDMGYEESVISEIKSIKSVKEVRGVFGAYDIVVKVEAPSSEILEDVITTKIRRIDRIRSTLTLPIIAGQG